In one window of Helianthus annuus cultivar XRQ/B chromosome 17, HanXRQr2.0-SUNRISE, whole genome shotgun sequence DNA:
- the LOC110895031 gene encoding AP-1 complex subunit gamma-2 isoform X1, protein MNPFSSGTRLRDMIRAIRACKTAAEERAVVRKECALIRAAVSDNDNGYRHRNLAKLMFIHMLGYPTHFGQMECLKLIAAPGFPEKRIGYLGLMLLLDERQEVLMLVTNSLKQDLNHANQYIVGLALCALGNICSAEMARDLAPEVERLLHFRDPNIRKKAALCSIRIVKKVPDLAENFVNPVVSLLKEKHHGVLLTGIQLCTELCNLSEEALEYFRKKCTEGLVKVLKDVVNSSYAPEYDISGIADPFLHIRLLRLLRVLGHGDADASDSMNDILAQVATKTESNKNAGNAILYECVETIMSIEDVSGLRVLAINILGRFLSNRDNNIRYVALNMLMKAVSIDDQAVQRHRATILECVKDSDASIRKRALELVYLLMNETNVKALAKELIDYLQVSDQDFKGDLTAKICSIVEKLSPDKIWYIDQMLKVLSEAGNHVKDEVWHALIVVITNASNLHGYTVRSLYKAIQKSADQATLVRVAVWCIGEYGDMLINNIGMLDLEDPITVTENDAVDVVELAIKLHTSDLTTRAMCLIALLKLSSRFPSCSQRIKNIVTQSKGSLLLELQQRSIEFDSIIEKHQNIRSALVERMPVLDEATFSGRKTGSILAPAVSTINSASGVAISAAAPLVDFIDIGADEPAAASPTSSGGNFLQDLLDVGTTPIPSQSGKTEAQKSGTDVLLDLLSIGPSPPQNSSSAPDLLSLSQDNKTSVSPLDSLSLATVPAVQASSTAMMDLLDGFGPSPPPTKDNGPAYPPIVAFESSSLRLTFNFSKQPGSPQETHIEADFTNKSSDVYTNFIFQAAVPKFLQLHLEPASSNTLPGNANGAITQKLRVTNSQHGKKSIVMRIRISYKLNNKDVLEEGQISNFPRDL, encoded by the exons ATGAATCCGTTTTCTTCTGGAACGCGATTACG GGACATGATTCGGGCAATACGTGCTTGCAAAACTGCTGCAGAAGAGCGTGCTGTTGTTAGAAAAGAATGTGCTCTTATTCGCGCGGCAGTTAGCGATAATGATAACGGATATAGACATCGTAACTTGGCAAAACTCATGTTTATTCACATGCTAGGATACCCCACACATTTTGGCCAAATGGAATGCCTGAAATTAATAGCAGCTCCTGGCTTCCCTGAGAAAAGAATAGGATATCTTGGACTCATGTTGCTTCTTGATGAAAGACAAGAAGTTTTGATGTTGGTCACCAATTCATTAAAACA AGATCTTAACCATGCAAACCAATATATAGTGGGACTAGCTCTTTGTGCTTTGGGGAATATATGCTCAGCAGAAATGGCGCGTGATCTTGCACCTGAAGTTGAAAGGTTGCTGCACTTTCGAGATCCAAATATCCGGAAGAAA GCAGCATTATGCTCAATAAGGATCGTAAAGAAAGTGCCTGACCTTGCAGAAAATTTTGTGAACCCTGTTGTTTCATTACTTAAAGAAAAGCATCATGGAGTCCTTTTAACTGGGATACAGCTCTGTACAGAACTCTGTAATCTTAGTGAGGAAGCTCTAGAGTATTTTAGGAAG AAATGCACGGAGGGATTGGTGAAAGTTCTGAAGGATGTTGTGAACAGTTCATATGCTCCTGAATATGACATTTCAGGTATTGCAGATCCTTTTCTTCATATAAGATTGCTTCGCCTTTTGCGTGTATTGGGTCACGGAGATGCTGATGCAAGCGATTCTATGAATGACATTCTTGCTCAG GTGGCAACAAAAACTGAGTCGAACAAGAATGCAGGGAATGCAATACTGTATGAATGTGTAGAAACCATAATGAGCATTGAAGATGTTAGTGGCCTGCGTGTTCTTGCAATCAATATTTTGGGGCGCTTCTTGTCTAACCGTGACAACAATATCAG ATATGTTGCACTGAACATGCTGATGAAAGCAGTTTCAATAGATGATCAAGCTGTGCAGAGACATCGTGCAACAATCTTAGAATGCGTAAAG GATTCAGATGCTTCAATCCGTAAAAGAGCTCTTGAACTTGTATATCTTCTGATGAATGAGACCAATGTAAAAGCTTTGGCGAAGGAGTTAATTGATTATCTACAAGTAAGTGACCAGGACTTCAAGGGAGATCTCACTGCCAAAATTTGCTCCATTGTTGAAAA GCTATCCCCAGACAAGATTTGGTACATTGACCAGATGCTCAAGGTTCTCTCTGAG GCTGGAAATCATGTAAAGGATGAGGTATGGCACGCTCTTATTGTTGTCATAACCAATGCTTCAAATCTCCATGGATATACAGTACGCTCACTCTACAAGGCAATCCAAAAATCAGCTGACCAG GCAACACTTGTTCGTGTGGCTGTATGGTGCATCGGAGAATACGGAGACATGTTGATAAACAATATTGGAATGCTTGATCTGGAGGACCCTATAACT GTAACTGAAAATGATGCTGTGGATGTCGTTGAACTTGCAATCAAACTCCACACATCGGATCTTACCACCAGAGCTATGTGTTTGATTGCTTTGTTGAAGCTATCATCCCGTTTTCCTTCTTGCTCACA GAGAATAAAGAATATTGTTACACAATCTAAAGGAAGCCTTCTGCTTGAACTGCAGCAGAGATCAATCGAATTTGATTCTATTATTGAAAAACATCAGAATATAAG GTCTGCGCTAGTTGAAAGGATGCCGGTGCTTGATGAAGCAACTTTTAGTGGAAGGAAGACTGGCTCTATTCTAGCACCAGCTGTTTCAACTATAAATTCCGCCAGTGGAGTTGCCATATCAGCGGCTGCTCCATTAGTAGATTTCATTGATATAGGAGCAGATGAACCTGCAGCTGCTTCACCTACTTCTTCAGGTGGCAACTTTCTTCAAGATCTACTTGATGTCGGTACAACCCCCATTCCATCACAATCAG GTAAAACCGAGGCTCAAAAGAGTGGCACTGATGTTCTGCTGGATTTACTGTCAATTGGGCCATCCCCTCCCCAAAACAGTTCATCCGCACCCGACTTATTATCATTAAGCCAAGATAATAAAACTTCTGTTAGTCCATTAGATAGTCTTTCATTAGCTACAGTGCCAGCTGTACAAGCATCTTCAACAGCTATGATGGATTTGTTAGATGGATTCGGTCCTAGCCCCCCACCAACTA AAGACAACGGTCCTGCTTATCCACCTATAGTTGCTTTTGAAAGCAGCTCTTTGAGGTTAACGTTCAACTTTTCCAAACAACCTGGAAGTCCACAAGAAACCCATATCGAAGCAGACTTTACAAACAAGTCTTCTGATGTTTATACAAACTTCATCTTTCAGGCAGCAGTCCCAAAG TTTCTTCAACTGCATTTAGAACCTGCTAGTAGTAATACACTTCCTGGAAACGCTAACGGGGCAATAACTCAGAAGTTACGGGTTACCAACAGTCAACATGGCAAG AAATCTATCGTTATGCGCATAAGAATAAGTTACAAACTGAACAACAAAGACGTGCTAGAGGAAGGGCAAATCAGTAATTTCCCTCGTGACCTATGA
- the LOC110895031 gene encoding AP-1 complex subunit gamma-2 isoform X2: MNPFSSGTRLRDMIRAIRACKTAAEERAVVRKECALIRAAVSDNDNGYRHRNLAKLMFIHMLGYPTHFGQMECLKLIAAPGFPEKRIGYLGLMLLLDERQEVLMLVTNSLKQDLNHANQYIVGLALCALGNICSAEMARDLAPEVERLLHFRDPNIRKKAALCSIRIVKKVPDLAENFVNPVVSLLKEKHHGVLLTGIQLCTELCNLSEEALEYFRKKCTEGLVKVLKDVVNSSYAPEYDISGIADPFLHIRLLRLLRVLGHGDADASDSMNDILAQVATKTESNKNAGNAILYECVETIMSIEDVSGLRVLAINILGRFLSNRDNNIRYVALNMLMKAVSIDDQAVQRHRATILECVKDSDASIRKRALELVYLLMNETNVKALAKELIDYLQVSDQDFKGDLTAKICSIVEKLSPDKIWYIDQMLKVLSEAGNHVKDEVWHALIVVITNASNLHGYTVRSLYKAIQKSADQATLVRVAVWCIGEYGDMLINNIGMLDLEDPITVTENDAVDVVELAIKLHTSDLTTRAMCLIALLKLSSRFPSCSQRIKNIVTQSKGSLLLELQQRSIEFDSIIEKHQNIRSALVERMPVLDEATFSGRKTGSILAPAVSTINSASGVAISAAAPLVDFIDIGADEPAAASPTSSGGNFLQDLLDVGTTPIPSQSGKTEAQKSGTDVLLDLLSIGPSPPQNSSSAPDLLSLSQDNKTSVSPLDSLSLATVPAVQASSTAMMDLLDGFGPSPPPTNNGPAYPPIVAFESSSLRLTFNFSKQPGSPQETHIEADFTNKSSDVYTNFIFQAAVPKFLQLHLEPASSNTLPGNANGAITQKLRVTNSQHGKKSIVMRIRISYKLNNKDVLEEGQISNFPRDL, translated from the exons ATGAATCCGTTTTCTTCTGGAACGCGATTACG GGACATGATTCGGGCAATACGTGCTTGCAAAACTGCTGCAGAAGAGCGTGCTGTTGTTAGAAAAGAATGTGCTCTTATTCGCGCGGCAGTTAGCGATAATGATAACGGATATAGACATCGTAACTTGGCAAAACTCATGTTTATTCACATGCTAGGATACCCCACACATTTTGGCCAAATGGAATGCCTGAAATTAATAGCAGCTCCTGGCTTCCCTGAGAAAAGAATAGGATATCTTGGACTCATGTTGCTTCTTGATGAAAGACAAGAAGTTTTGATGTTGGTCACCAATTCATTAAAACA AGATCTTAACCATGCAAACCAATATATAGTGGGACTAGCTCTTTGTGCTTTGGGGAATATATGCTCAGCAGAAATGGCGCGTGATCTTGCACCTGAAGTTGAAAGGTTGCTGCACTTTCGAGATCCAAATATCCGGAAGAAA GCAGCATTATGCTCAATAAGGATCGTAAAGAAAGTGCCTGACCTTGCAGAAAATTTTGTGAACCCTGTTGTTTCATTACTTAAAGAAAAGCATCATGGAGTCCTTTTAACTGGGATACAGCTCTGTACAGAACTCTGTAATCTTAGTGAGGAAGCTCTAGAGTATTTTAGGAAG AAATGCACGGAGGGATTGGTGAAAGTTCTGAAGGATGTTGTGAACAGTTCATATGCTCCTGAATATGACATTTCAGGTATTGCAGATCCTTTTCTTCATATAAGATTGCTTCGCCTTTTGCGTGTATTGGGTCACGGAGATGCTGATGCAAGCGATTCTATGAATGACATTCTTGCTCAG GTGGCAACAAAAACTGAGTCGAACAAGAATGCAGGGAATGCAATACTGTATGAATGTGTAGAAACCATAATGAGCATTGAAGATGTTAGTGGCCTGCGTGTTCTTGCAATCAATATTTTGGGGCGCTTCTTGTCTAACCGTGACAACAATATCAG ATATGTTGCACTGAACATGCTGATGAAAGCAGTTTCAATAGATGATCAAGCTGTGCAGAGACATCGTGCAACAATCTTAGAATGCGTAAAG GATTCAGATGCTTCAATCCGTAAAAGAGCTCTTGAACTTGTATATCTTCTGATGAATGAGACCAATGTAAAAGCTTTGGCGAAGGAGTTAATTGATTATCTACAAGTAAGTGACCAGGACTTCAAGGGAGATCTCACTGCCAAAATTTGCTCCATTGTTGAAAA GCTATCCCCAGACAAGATTTGGTACATTGACCAGATGCTCAAGGTTCTCTCTGAG GCTGGAAATCATGTAAAGGATGAGGTATGGCACGCTCTTATTGTTGTCATAACCAATGCTTCAAATCTCCATGGATATACAGTACGCTCACTCTACAAGGCAATCCAAAAATCAGCTGACCAG GCAACACTTGTTCGTGTGGCTGTATGGTGCATCGGAGAATACGGAGACATGTTGATAAACAATATTGGAATGCTTGATCTGGAGGACCCTATAACT GTAACTGAAAATGATGCTGTGGATGTCGTTGAACTTGCAATCAAACTCCACACATCGGATCTTACCACCAGAGCTATGTGTTTGATTGCTTTGTTGAAGCTATCATCCCGTTTTCCTTCTTGCTCACA GAGAATAAAGAATATTGTTACACAATCTAAAGGAAGCCTTCTGCTTGAACTGCAGCAGAGATCAATCGAATTTGATTCTATTATTGAAAAACATCAGAATATAAG GTCTGCGCTAGTTGAAAGGATGCCGGTGCTTGATGAAGCAACTTTTAGTGGAAGGAAGACTGGCTCTATTCTAGCACCAGCTGTTTCAACTATAAATTCCGCCAGTGGAGTTGCCATATCAGCGGCTGCTCCATTAGTAGATTTCATTGATATAGGAGCAGATGAACCTGCAGCTGCTTCACCTACTTCTTCAGGTGGCAACTTTCTTCAAGATCTACTTGATGTCGGTACAACCCCCATTCCATCACAATCAG GTAAAACCGAGGCTCAAAAGAGTGGCACTGATGTTCTGCTGGATTTACTGTCAATTGGGCCATCCCCTCCCCAAAACAGTTCATCCGCACCCGACTTATTATCATTAAGCCAAGATAATAAAACTTCTGTTAGTCCATTAGATAGTCTTTCATTAGCTACAGTGCCAGCTGTACAAGCATCTTCAACAGCTATGATGGATTTGTTAGATGGATTCGGTCCTAGCCCCCCACCAACTA ACAACGGTCCTGCTTATCCACCTATAGTTGCTTTTGAAAGCAGCTCTTTGAGGTTAACGTTCAACTTTTCCAAACAACCTGGAAGTCCACAAGAAACCCATATCGAAGCAGACTTTACAAACAAGTCTTCTGATGTTTATACAAACTTCATCTTTCAGGCAGCAGTCCCAAAG TTTCTTCAACTGCATTTAGAACCTGCTAGTAGTAATACACTTCCTGGAAACGCTAACGGGGCAATAACTCAGAAGTTACGGGTTACCAACAGTCAACATGGCAAG AAATCTATCGTTATGCGCATAAGAATAAGTTACAAACTGAACAACAAAGACGTGCTAGAGGAAGGGCAAATCAGTAATTTCCCTCGTGACCTATGA